The following proteins are encoded in a genomic region of Hyla sarda isolate aHylSar1 chromosome 3, aHylSar1.hap1, whole genome shotgun sequence:
- the RRM2 gene encoding ribonucleoside-diphosphate reductase subunit M2 — protein MLSSRKPFAAVNENVSPMKNMSLVDKENTPPSLSNTRILATKTARKILLEAETDLEKTKQQYQDEPLLRDNPHRFVIFPIQYHDIWQMYKKAEASFWTAEEVDLSKDFQHWESLKDEERFFISHVLAFFAASDGIVNENLVERFSKEVQVTEARCFYGFQIAMENIHSEMYSLLIDTYIKDSREREYLFNAIETLPCVKRKADWALRWIGDKSSTYGERVVAFAAVEGIFFSGSFAAIFWLKKRGLMPGLTFSNELISRDEGLHTDFACLMFKHLVNKPSESRVRELIVDAVKIEQEFLTDALPVKLIGMNGDLMKQYIEFVADRLMLELGFSKVFRAENPFDFMENISLEGKTNFFEKKVGEYQKMGVMAKAADSKFTLDADF, from the exons ATGCTGTCATCCCGTAAGCCATTCGCTGCTGTTAACGAGAACGTCTCCCCAATGAAGAACATGTCGCTGGTCGACAAGGAGAACACT ccgccatctctgAGCAACACCCGCATCCTGGCCACCAAGACCGCCCGCAAGATCCTCCTGGAGGCTGAGACCGACCTG GAGAAAACTAAACAGCAGTACCAGGATGAACCTCTTCTGAGGGACAACCCCCATCGCTTTGTCATCTTTCCAATCCAGTACCACGATATCTGGCAAATGTACAAGAAGGCAGAAGCTTCCTTCTGGACTGCAGAAGAG GTGGATCTCTCCAAAGACTTTCAGCACTGGGAGTCCTTGAAGGATGAAGAGCGCTTCTTTATTTCTCACGTGTTGGCCTTCTTTGCAGCCAGTGACGGCATTGTAAATGAGAACTTG GTTGAGAGGTTCAGTAAAGAAGTTCAGGTCACAGAGGCACGCTGCTTCTATGGCTTCCAGATTGCAATGGAGAACATTCACTCAGAGATGTACAGTCTTCTCATTGACACCTACATCAAAGATTCTAGAGAAAG GGAGTACCTGTTTAATGCCATTGAGACACTGCCCTGTGTGAAAAGGAAGGCTGACTGGGCACTGCGTTGGATTGGGGACAAATCATCTACTTATG GTGAACGTGTTGTAGCATTTGCAGCAGTGGAAGGAATCTTCTTCTCTGGGTCATTTGCTGCAATCTTCTGGCTGAAGAAACGGGGACTGATGCCTGGTCTGACCTTCTCCAATGAACTGATCAGTCGTGATGAG GGTCTTCATACAGACTTCGCTTGTCTTATGTTCAAACACCTTGTAAACAAACCATCAGAGTCCCGGGTCCGAGAGCTGATTGTTGATGCAGTCAAGATTGAACAG gaaTTCTTGACTGACGCACTTCCTGTAAAGCTCATCGGCATGAACGGCGACCTGATGAAGCAGTACATCGAGTTTGTTGCAGATCGTCTCATGTTGGAGCTCGGCTTTAGCAAG GTTTTCAGAGCAGAAAATCCTTTTGACTTCATGGAGAACATCTCCCTGGAAGGAAAGACTAACTTTTTCGAGAAGAAAGTTGGTGAATACCAGAAGATGGGAGTGATGGCAAAGGCGGCAGACAGCAAATTCACTCTTGATGCTGACTTCTAA